The Nitrospira sp. sequence CGGGCACATTGAGTTCCTTGGCCAGAGCCTTCAATGATCGGGAAATATCGGAGATCTCTTGCTGACGGGACTCGGAGTCACTTCGCCCTTGCATGAGCTGGAGATAATCCACGATGAGAAGGTCGAGTCCCTTCTCCGCTTTGAGCCGGCGGGCTTTCCCGCGCATCTGCTGGACCGTGATACCGCCGGTGTCGTCGATGTAGATGGGCGCTTGTTCCAAGCGGCCGGCCGCCTCCGCCAATCGCCACCAATCTTCTTTTTGCAGCTTCCCCGTTCGTAGCGCGTGCGAATCGACCCGCGCTTCAGAACTCAGCATGCGGAGAACGATTTGCGGTTTGGACATCTCCAAGCTGAAGATGCCGACCACGGCATTGGCGTGAATCGCGGCATGAGTGGCAAATCCCAGTGCCAGGCTCGTTTTGCCCATACTCGGCCGCCCCGCCACGACCACGAGGTCCGAGGCTTGAAGCCCGGCCGTGATGTCGTCGAGGTCATAGTAGCCGGTCGGGACTCCGGTGATGTGTTCTTTTCGTTTGGAGAGCTTGTCGATGACATCCAAACTCTCTTTGATGACCTGACTGATCGGACTGAACGACCGTTCTAATTTGCCTTGAGCAATGCTGAACACCGATCGCTCGGCAAAATCGAGCAGATCGTCGATGGCGGATGTTCCCTCGTAACCCCTGGTCAGCACCTCCGTCGATGTGCTGATCAGGAGACGGGCCACGGCCTTGTCTCGGACGATCTTGCAGTGGTATCGAATGTTGGCTGAACTCGGAACGATCTGGACAAGTTCCGCCAGATAGGCGGCGCCCCCGATTGCTTCAAGTTCTCCTCGAGATTTTAGCCGTTCGGTCAGTGTGATTT is a genomic window containing:
- the dnaB gene encoding replicative DNA helicase translates to MKSVGAVDLSQPKLPPQNLEAEQSVLGAILLDNTAMPKAMELLVDEDFYRTAHKKVYQAMLELSDTGEVIDQITLTERLKSRGELEAIGGAAYLAELVQIVPSSANIRYHCKIVRDKAVARLLISTSTEVLTRGYEGTSAIDDLLDFAERSVFSIAQGKLERSFSPISQVIKESLDVIDKLSKRKEHITGVPTGYYDLDDITAGLQASDLVVVAGRPSMGKTSLALGFATHAAIHANAVVGIFSLEMSKPQIVLRMLSSEARVDSHALRTGKLQKEDWWRLAEAAGRLEQAPIYIDDTGGITVQQMRGKARRLKAEKGLDLLIVDYLQLMQGRSDSESRQQEISDISRSLKALAKELNVPVVALSQLSRAVEARKPPIPMLADLRESGAIEQDADVVMFIYREDVYDQNSERKGIADIIVSKHRNGPIGKKELFFQDRFAKFESLDLREA